A stretch of the Vitis riparia cultivar Riparia Gloire de Montpellier isolate 1030 chromosome 13, EGFV_Vit.rip_1.0, whole genome shotgun sequence genome encodes the following:
- the LOC117929363 gene encoding LOW QUALITY PROTEIN: ERI1 exoribonuclease 2-like (The sequence of the model RefSeq protein was modified relative to this genomic sequence to represent the inferred CDS: inserted 5 bases in 4 codons): MIALEHKETMQRNCEASVKCLQSKRFPYKLPCKGNPIEGFSELKDETSVHAGGDIVERERSLSSESLKPSNEFHNKPIYQNDFGSWPTFYPDSQKVQQCQLNAFESQYYPFPVDNQFLYAPFHAFSQGYPYEFMLQDFQYFVVIDFEATCDKGKNPHPQEIIEFPSVIVSSVTGQLEACFQTYVRPTCNQILSDFCKDLTGIQQIQVDRGVTLSEALLRHDKWLEKKGXKNTNFAVVTWSNWXCRVMLESECRFKKIRKPPYFNRWINLKVPFREVFGGVWCNLKEAVEMAGLAWQGRAHCGLDDAXNTARLLAFLMHRGFKFSITNSLMWQATDHPESWKQSPELSSFPEYHPQKLREXNHSLFQYHPYCYCGVKSSKGMVRKPGPKQGSFFFGCGNWTAARGARCHYFEWASP; this comes from the exons AAACCATGCAAAGGAACTGTGAGGCATCTGTAAAGTGCCTCCAGAGCAAGAGATTCCCTTACAAACTACCATGTAAAGGGAATCCAATCGAAGGTTTCTCTGAGCTAAAAGATGAAACCAGTGTTCATGCAGGTGGGGATATTGTAGAACGAGAACGTTCTTTAAGCAGTGAGTCTCTCAAACCTTCAAATGAGTTTCACAACAAGCCTATTTATCAGAATGATTTTGGTTCATGGCCAACCTTCTATCCGGACTCTCAAAAGGTGCAGCAGTGCCAATTGAATGCTTTTGAGAGCCAATATTATCCTTTTCCTGTGGACAATCAATTTCTGTATGCCCCATTCCATGCTTTCTCTCAAGGTTACCCCTATGAGTTCATGCTTCAAGATTTCCAGTATTTTGTGGTCATTGACTTTGAGGCTACATGTGATAAGGGAAAGAACCCTCACCCTCAAGAGATAATTGAGTTCCCATCTGTCATAGTGAGTAGCGTGACTGGCCAACTCGAAGCGTGTTTTCAAACATATGTGCGGCCGACATGCAATCAGATCTTGAGTGATTTCTGCAAGGATCTGACTGGTATCCAGCAAATTCAG GTGGACAGAGGTGTAACCCTAAGCGAAGCTCTACTTCGGCATGATAAGTGGCTTGAGAAGAAGGG TAAGAACACCAACTTTGCTGTTGTGACATGGTCTAACT GATGTCGGGTAATGTTGGAATCTGAGTGCAGATTCAAGAAGATTCGAAAGCCTCCTTATTTTAACCG ATGGATCAATTTGAAAGTTCCTTTCCGTGAGGTGTTTGGTGGTGTGTGGTGCAATCTAAAAGAGGCAGTTGAGATGGCTGGCCTGGCCTGGCAGGGTCGTGCCCACTGTGGTCTGGATGATG AAAATACTGCCCGCCTCCTTGCTTTTCTCATGCACAGAGGCTTCAAATTCTCCATTACAAACTCACTGATGTGGCAAGCTACTGACCACCCAGAGTCCTGGAAACAATCCCCGGAGCTCTCATCTTTTCCTGAATATCACCCTCAGAAACTAAGGG CCAACCATTCCCTATTCCAGTATCACCCATATTGCTACTGTGGGGTGAAAAGCAGCAAAGGGATGGTGAGGAAGCCTGGGCCAAAGCAAGGGAGCTTCTTCTTTGGGTGTGGGAACTGGACTGCAGCTAGAGGTGCCCGCTGCCATTACTTCGAATGGGCTTCTCCTTGA